The Bacillaceae bacterium IKA-2 DNA window AGCTTAAACTTTTTTAGGATAATTAACCGTTCCTAATTTTTCATATTGCGTCTAGTTTTTCAATTTACGGGTTTATTGCTTCAGAAACTAAGATACAATACATACATGAATAGATATATTCGTATTTTTATGATATAACTACTATTAAATTAGCGGTAAGACTTATGAAAGGTTGGTAATGTATGGATAATAAAACGAATAGTTCTAACTTCATAAAACATATTGTCAGCGAAGATTTAAAAAACGGTAAGCATGATGAAATTGTCACACGTTTTCCTCCAGAACCGAACGGATACTTACATATTGGACATGCAAAGTCGATCATCTTAAATTTTGAATTAGCTAGTGAGTTTAAAGGACGTGCTAACTTACGCTTTGATGATACAAACCCGGCCAAAGAAGATGTCGAGTTTGTTGAATCCATTAAGGAAGACGTTAAATGGCTCGGTTTTGAATGGGATGGGTTATTTTTTGCATCCGATTATTTTGATAAGATGTACGACCGCGCCGTGTTGTTTATCAAAAAAGGTCTTGCTTATGTCGAAGATTTATCACAAGAGGAAATTCGAAGTTACCGGGGAACGTTAACAGAGCCAGGGAAAGAAAGCCCGTCTAGAAGCCGCTCAATTCTTGAAAACCTTGATCTATTTGAGAAAATGAGAAATGGCGAATTTGAAAATGGAGAAAAAGTCCTTCGCGCAAAAATTAATATGTCATCACCGAATATAAACTTAAGAGACCCGGTTATTTACCGGATTTCACATACAACCCACCATAATACAGGAGACAAGTGGTGTATATATCCAATGTATTCCTTTGCACATCCATTGGAAGATGTCATTGAAGGAGTTACCCATTCGATCTGTACGCTAGAGTTTGAAGATCAACGACCGCTCTACGACTGGGTCGTTGAAAATTGCGATATGGATGCAACACCAAGGCAGTATGAGTTTGCTCGCTTAAATTTAACCAATACAGTGATGAGTAAAAGAAAATTAAAGCAGCTTGTTGATGAAAAACTAGTTGACGGTTGGGATGATCCTCGGATGCCGACAATTTCCGGGTTACGGCGTAAAGGTTACACACCTGAAGCAATTCGTAATTTCTGCCATGAAATTGGTGTCGCTCGTGCTTTTAGCACAGTAGATAGTCAAATGTTAGAACATTTTATCCGAGAAGATTTAAAAATGAAAGCACTGCGGACAATGGCCGTCTTGAAACCATTAAAAGTAGTCATTACCAACTACCCAGAAGGGCAAGTAGAGTGGCTAGAAGCAGAAAACAATCCAGAAAATCCAGAAATGGGTAGTCGTAAAATTCCATTTTCCCGTGAAATTTATATTGAACAAGAGGACTTTATCGAAGAGCCACCAAAGAAGTATTTTCGACTATTTCCGGGAAATGAAGTTCGTTTAAAAAATGCCTATTTTATTAAATGCGAAGAATTTATTAAAGATGACGAAGGTAATGTCGTCGAACTCCGCTGCACGTACGACCATGAGACAAAAAGTGGAACTGGCTTTACAGGAAGAAAAGTAAAAGGAACGATTCATTGGGTCGAAGCAACTCAAGCAAAACAAGCTGAGTTCCGCCTATACGAGCCGCTAATTTTAGATGCTGAAGGAGACGCGGGTGCAGACGCTAGCACAGAAGCGAATGCTGAAGAGAAATCTTTCTTAGACAATGTTAATCCTAATTCGCTTACTATTTTAAAAGGGTTTATTGAATCAAACATGGCTGATTCCAAGCCACAAGACAAATTCCAATTTTTTAGACATGGCTATTTTAATGTCGATCCGAAGTATGCGACAGAGGGTCAACTAGTATTTAACCAAA harbors:
- a CDS encoding glutamine--tRNA ligase/YqeY domain fusion protein codes for the protein MDNKTNSSNFIKHIVSEDLKNGKHDEIVTRFPPEPNGYLHIGHAKSIILNFELASEFKGRANLRFDDTNPAKEDVEFVESIKEDVKWLGFEWDGLFFASDYFDKMYDRAVLFIKKGLAYVEDLSQEEIRSYRGTLTEPGKESPSRSRSILENLDLFEKMRNGEFENGEKVLRAKINMSSPNINLRDPVIYRISHTTHHNTGDKWCIYPMYSFAHPLEDVIEGVTHSICTLEFEDQRPLYDWVVENCDMDATPRQYEFARLNLTNTVMSKRKLKQLVDEKLVDGWDDPRMPTISGLRRKGYTPEAIRNFCHEIGVARAFSTVDSQMLEHFIREDLKMKALRTMAVLKPLKVVITNYPEGQVEWLEAENNPENPEMGSRKIPFSREIYIEQEDFIEEPPKKYFRLFPGNEVRLKNAYFIKCEEFIKDDEGNVVELRCTYDHETKSGTGFTGRKVKGTIHWVEATQAKQAEFRLYEPLILDAEGDAGADASTEANAEEKSFLDNVNPNSLTILKGFIESNMADSKPQDKFQFFRHGYFNVDPKYATEGQLVFNQIVSLKSSYKM